agtttttcatttctCACATTTAGTTTTAGAGCAAACTTTGTTGTTTGGATGGTTGTTTTGCATAATCTTATTAAATATAGAAATTACAACCTGCCTTGacctcttaaaaataaataaattcaatactTTATACAAAGTGCATACCGTTTCAGTCATTTATACTaaattaaaagacaaaaaaatagcaATGTGTTTTGAAcacaagctgttataataaataacacaatgAAACAACTTCAGTGTTTGTTATCagacatttatttttgctttgccaGATGGTATTGCAACACGCCATGATAACGACCTCAAAACTTCCCCGAGCTTAGTTGGAGTTCATGGTGTTTCTGATCCAGGTGGTGAAGTTGCAGACCTTGGCGTAAACACCGGGCTTGTTCCTCTGGGCACAGCCATAACCCCAGGACACGATACCCTGCAGCTGGTTGTTGCACACAACTGGGCCACCAGAGTCACCCTGCAATCCACAAGTATTTCAGACAAGTCAGTAATTGCTATAAAGAGTGTTTTGGTTTGCAAGACATTAAAAGCGTGATCTTACCTGGCAGGAGTCCTTGCCTCCCTCCATAAAACCAGCGCAGAACATGTTAGAGGAGATCTGACCAGGGTAGGCGTTTCTGCAGGTGCTGTCGCTCAAAATGGGAGCATTCAGGCACATCAGACGGCTTGGGTAATTGCCTGAGAATACATCAAGCGGACACTAGGTGAACTAGGTTTCTTTACAGTACAGTTTTCAACCCGAGGCCctgaaaaaatgcttaaagggacagttttcCCAAAAATCTACTCACCcttatgttgattaaaaatgtatgaatgtctTTTTTTCTGAAAGACAATAGTTTAAAAAATGCTAGAAACTGGGAACCATTGATATCCGTTGTAGGAAAAGCaattactatggaggtcaatggttaccagtttacaacaatatttcaaatatattttattgttttgatcaGAAGAAAGAAcatcaaacaggtttaaaacaactggagggtgagtaaatgatgacagaattttcatttttgggtgaactgtcactttttTGGTTTTGGAAatgttaaaacaattatttacaaataattaacatgtcaaaaaaatctaaaacaaactATCAAATATGTTATTGagataaataaacattattccaaaaaaaaaagactgaataaataaaactgaataaattaataattaattgaaaagtataaaaatattataagttAAGTTTGGCGAATTTAACTAGTCTGTGGTGTTATTGTGTATGAGCAGATgtatctatattttatttatatttaaagttattattttctgTCTGACCTAAGATAAacctaataaaaaatatacagtttgaaactaaagaaaaaaaagtgttaaatactaaataaaatataaaaaatttataagaATTTTATCAAATTTACCGTAAGTGTATAAATACTGTTCCGTAATGAGTAGAAAAAAGTGTAACAATCTGACCTTAGCTGTAGAAAAATTGATTCTCTATACAAAAGAAACTGTACAGATGATTTCTTATACATTCTGGATTCCCTCAGAAGAGCATGATCATATTAGGGATTGATCTGTCATTCTGTGTTAGTTTAAAGGTACGTACTTCCACTGGCGCTCATGTTTCCCCATCCAGAGATCAGACAGCTGGTTCCAGATGAAGCGCAGCTTGAAGGCAGAGAGACGGTCTTAACGTAGCTGTTGATTTGGGCGGAGCTGCTCAGCTTGATCAGCATGACGTCATTGTCCAGGGTGTTGCTGTTGTAGCTGGGGTGTCTGATGACTTTTTCGGAGTTGATGAACTGCTCGGTTCCCTCAGTGACGTCAATGTTGTGCTCACCCAGACGCACCTGGACACGGCTGAGGATCAGAGAGAGGTAAGAGACTGAAGGCTAATGCTGAATTCTCTTAACATGCTTTTTCCATACTCTATTTACTGAACATAAGACCTAATCAAAAACACCACAGGCCATCTGGGAAACATAATGAGAAATGGCCATCAATATTTGATCAAAAGTTTGAAAGATTATCAAATCACATTAAAAATACAACTGATTTCTGAATTTAGGACTGAATTTTAGGTGATgaataggcccacacggaatctgtgcatgcagaaatACACAGATTTCTGCTGATTTTTACCCTATCATTAAGTCTatatatttacttgagtaaatgtgtttaaatatatattcagtttttatttaattttactaacgttattgtgatataatattagtaatatgaaaatgttcaaatgatttatttacaatacagtttgtaaagtaatattttctgtcttttagtggaaATATTATACGAGACTTGCTTTGATTAACATATAAGTGGATCTCATTGTATTGgatggatattttttatttttatatactaaGTTTTTAGTTAAGATACTTCTAAaataattccgcataaatccgcagattctttaaacaaaaattatctgcagaaatggcaaaaaattctgtctggccctagtgatGAATCAATATATAAAGagctcagatgcaaaaacctctaaatgccaccTAAAAtcttcttctaaaattagcatttttctcagactcttgtgtgtaggttcagtaatttcacatgTATATTGATGAATAGGATATTTCCATTGCCTGTaaactgaaaaaaactaaataataaacatGGGAGATTGAGAAAAATTCTTGTTTTTGAAAGAAATTTCTGATGGCATTTagtggtttttgcatctaaattcTTCATATTAGGCATATTCATggcagtatttatttaaaataaacatttgcaaacaGTTTGAATCGATTACAAGAAAATCTTGATGTTCTTATTACTTCTACTATGTGAACTAGAAATTAAATGAATGCATTGTGTTCACCAAGATGGAAAAATATTAAGTGAAATATCATTACAATTTTAGTTAAATGTttcattgtaatttatttaaatgttattgtgttttattgtaatagcaaagctgaattttctgcATCATTTCTGCATCATTAATCTTTAGTTTGATGCGGTCTATCAGAATTCATTCTACTATATTCTGGTCTGGGGTCTCGTTTATAAATGTGGCGTATGCATGAACGGGGGTGGAAATGTGCGTACACCACCTCCCACACAAAAGTTGTGATTTACATAAAACAAACTTGACGAGAGAATGTGCGCAGCTGTGAGTACATtctaagtaaatatatataacttaaaagtATTGACTTAATCGAACCACTTTAAACaatcttaattattaataaaatcatttaaattaattctgGTACATTCacttttaggaaggtttctatttaaaatgtcatgtttaacagagcaagaaaatgtttacagtgtgtctgataatattttttttcctagaGTAactcttatatgttttatttcttatagaataaaaacagctttgatttaaaaaaaaacattttgcccTTGAGgcaatttttttctcgatagtctacagaacaaaccatcgctatacaataactttggtattaaaactattatgctcagAAACGTAATAGATTTTTCCCTTGCTGGAAAATATAGGCTATTAATTCTCAAatcaaaagtattattttaaaatcaaattcagAGAGCTCAAGGTTATTGAAACTTTATGGCCTGGTTTCACAGACAGGGCTTAGACTAAGCCGGAATTTGGCCATAGTTCACTTAAAAGATATTAATGTACCTTAGAATAAAAATCATTATGGTGTCCATCTTGAAACAAAACACATGTGCTGGTTTTGTTTTTAGATCTGTCAGTGAAAGCGTCTTTCAGTTGAAATGGCTCAGACATACATTGTAATCTGGGAATAGACttaaaggacagttcacccaaagataaaatttcattcatcatttactgccccttcacttgtttcaaacatgtctaacttttttcttgtttttctgttgaacaaaaaataatcaGAAGAAAGCTGGAAGCATGTAATCATTTTACCACAAAACCATTCATTTGTCCTGCAGTGTAagttggttacaggttttcagctttcttcagagtatcttcttttgtgttcaacgaaagaaaaaaactcatgaaGATTTAAAACCTTTTGAGGACGACTAAATAATGTGTACATTTTCTCTCTTAAGTGAACTGTCTCTTAAACCCTAGTCTTTGaaacaaagagtaaaaaaaatacttttactcAAATTATATACAACTTTCCCATTACAGCAAACTGCAGTCACCCGTCTATATTTGTtgctgcaaaatatatatatatatatatatatatatatatatatatatatatatatatatatatatatatatatatatagacgacAACTTACGACTTGTAGCAGTGAGCAGCAGACACAACCCAGAGGTTGCTGATCAGAGAGCCACCGCAGAAGTGGTAGCCGCTGTTCAGAGACACCTGGTATGGAACACCATTCTTAGTGCACTCATATCCACCAACAATCTTATCATCATCGTCTCCCAGAGGAGCGGCATCTAAGAAAACAGAAGGTTTAGTACATTTTAGACACCCTGTAGAAAAAGGCAGTAAACACTTTTGAATTGAAATGGATTAAGATGCattcaatattttgtttattaaccATTAACGTTTTAATCATTTCTATCAAACATTGTTTCCTGTGTTACTTCAGGTCTAAATGATCCCTGCCCCGCTTACTTACAAGCCACAGCGAAAAGAGCCAGAAGAATGAAAGCCTTCATGGTGAAGCTGTTGAGTGGTGTGTTTTCTGGCTTTTAGCGCCAAGCTTTTATACTCTTGTTTGCTCCACAACTCCAGATAAGTTTCAAGGACACACATACATATTTGCTTAAATAGCAACCAGTGTGTGACTCCAACATATGTGTCAATGTAACATACACTTATTccttcttatttattcatttatttttatacagttaTGAAGGAACAGTATTCACAAATCACCAGTTAAAgagtttaattattaaaaacttgCACTGAAAATGGGTAAAACATAGTGGTATAAGTCATAGTTATAAAGACTAAAAGTTATTAGTATTTAGGGGTTGTACTGATATCCTTAAATAGTGTCAATTCTCTGTCAAAATAAAGAGATAATATAGCCACTATTGTCAGATTTATTGGGGTACATGTTtatgaatacataaatatatgtatattatattttagagGTGCATTGGTGCATCACTTTCCTTTGTCATATTAAATTTCGAAAATTAAACCCAAATAAATTTTAAAGaattattgaattaaataaattaaaatctctCAATTAAACATTTCTTAATAAAAGCCTAACCATGGACACACGCTGCAAATTAGGTAGGTAAtgcagcaaatatatatattaaatagtgCCCTCCATAAATGTGTACACCCCTTACAGATCtcacttttaaattaatatttgctaTATGAATGCTACAATAAGATATTTGTGAACCAAATAAGCAAATACCAAAGCCCAAACTGGAAATGAATTAACTGAATAACAAAAATTGGTTCATCCCAATGAATATGTTAGGGGAACTTAGGGAAAGAGTATAAATCAGGAGAATATTTTCGATTTACaacatctcatttgaatttaaatgttttatatttttatttttaaaaggtgtTGGGTGATTAcagacacatttaaaataaatataactgttaaacaaaacagttttttaataaaCCAAAATATATAGTCTATATTCTCtgaaaaatggataaaatatatatatatatatatttcaaaagggGTGTACTCTTTAATGTTTGTTTTCCAGAGTTAAATAAGTCTAAATTATGCTATACTCTGTGTTGGTATGCATTAGAAAGCTCTTTATTACCATTTCACACTAGAGATGTATGAGTGGAAGACCATGTATTTGTCAAAAAATCCCATTTATTACAGACAGGAGCACAAGagtaaacaaaaaacacaaagtgTGCACTGATAAATGCCCCCTTCTGACTAATATTCCCCTTGATTATAAGAAACCAAGCCGAGAAATTTTGGCTAATGGAAAACTTGTTTTCTGAAATGTTACCAAATTCTTACAAACACGTGACCTTAAGAAAACATGACATGggaaaataatcagctgaatcaaCATTCAGGCTGTTCCAGAGGTGCTATTTATAATCAGAAATTTCACACTCACGTTTGACTTctcattattttattactttatatatatatatatatttttttttttttttgacaggaaTAGCAGAGGATGCTGAATTTCCTAGCTAATTTGCAGCATGTGTCTCTGGTTAAGTTTTTACTAACAAGTTTATAATTGAgcaattttgatttattaaattcagtcactcatttaatttatttgtgttcaatTGCAGAAATTTAATTTGACCAAGGAAGTAAAGCACCAAGTACCTCTAAAATGTAGGATACGGGTAAAGaaacacttttatttatattgaataattgcacATTACTGACAATAGTGAAATGTGTATTGCATTACATGAgaagtgacatttacatttaagtttcagcctttatatacagttgaagtcagaattattagcccccctttgattcattttttttatatttcccaaatgatgtttagcagagcaaggaaattttcacagtatgtctgataatgttttttcttctgtcttatttgttttatttcggccagaataaaagcagatttgaatttttaaaacccattttaaggtcaaaattattggaccttttaagctatatattttttttcgactgtctactgaacaaaccactgttatacaataacttgcctaattaccctaacctgcctagttcacctaattaacctagttaagcctttaaatgtcactttttaatccgaatagtagtgtcttgaaaaatatctaataaaacattatttactatcatcatggcaaagataaagtaaaagttattagaaatgaggtattaaaaatattatgtttagaaatgtgttaaacaaacagaaattggggggaaaaataaacgggagGTTAATAATTtagagaggctaataattctgacttcaactgtatttaaaagGTAGTGTTACAGGGACCCAAATTttttacagaattattattagattagattaaacttttttatcattacacatgtacaaggcaacaaaatgcagtttaggtctaactaGGAGTCCAATAGCAGCAAGTGCTGGATATACATTAGGTATAAGTACAATCATAGAAAAACTatgggtaatatttacagatggatgtactatgaacatagTATACAGATTTAATAGCTTTGAACAGAGATTAAAAATAGATGAATATatggttgctattaataatcatgtAGATTAGAAGTATGCAGATATATATGagcataattacaaatgtatatgtatacagtGGGTGTGTACAGTTCAAAATGAATTAGTGCAAtgaaattttaaaatatgcaaatattaatTAGTGCAGTGATTATGAGCAGTATAAGTAATGAGGAGAGGGTGGGGGTCTATgagggggcaaaagagtcagtggggggcaGAGTTCAAAGGGGTGACAGTTCTAAgggaaaagctgttcctcagtctgctggttatTGTTATATTCTACAGTGCTTCGCGGAAATCACGCACTGGACCTTTAAGATGTTGTAATATGGTGGTGGCGTTGCTGTGGTTACTGGTTACCATAGTCCATGGCATTCTAAAAAAAGAATGTGTTTGAAAAATGCCCGCTGACGAAGAGAAACTGCAGTAAGTGTCTGACCATCGCTAGACATTAAAGGTATTTAAAGATTTCTCTAAGTATCATTTTAGGTTATTATATATGGTTGTTTCAGAGTGATTTTTCTGAAGGAGACTAAAGAATTTAGTATTTCTCTCTATCATATTGTTTCAGATAATTACATTAGTTTGTACACTTATTTTTTTCGGTTAGACTGTAGATTGTAACATTGCAGAATGTTTATTGGAATTGGAGATTGCTATTTTGTCGACTTGTCAATTTTAGAATTGTGAATATATATTATTAGAGTTTGTGTATAATTATCTTTTCCATTATTTCTAATCGAAGAAGGCCATTTGTCAGGTTGGTAGACCAATAGATACAATATCTGGATTGTAAGCTTCATTTTTATATTGCTATCTTGTTTAACATTCGCATATTAGCCTATTTGCAATATTGTCAGATAAATTGATCtgttataatgtatttatatgcTGTCAGCTTTAACACACATTACTGTTTGTCTATTAACGgatagattgtctggctgtttcatttatttgtaatttatgctGTCGGTCTGTTCAGCATTTGTAGCTTTTTCTTGTTATTTAATCTACTTacagttttattaattattgtaaaacATTTATCTATTCTAAGTTTATAGATTGTCATCTTGTTCtgagtttttctttatttattcctgtaaaatattatttgttattttagaaCAAAACCAGACTGAAGACAAAAGCAGATGAAACTTCCAAATTAtggaattaaaatgaattaatgactttaaaaaatCCTTTCAAGATGATGCAAGTGGTGATTGGTATAGATAGTTAGATAGGCCTTGTCTGTGccagttttttctttttcaggtaataGAAAGAGAGCAAGCAAAAAAGGGAGACTCGCATCGATGGACATTTATATAAAACCGAGCAGATAGAGCTCTGTTAGTGCTGTCTTTGTCGTTTGCAGGTTGGAGTGGAGCAGAAAAAAGACTTGCAAGGGGAATGGTGGAGATATAGTTGAAGACCTGGAGCTCAGCAAACAGGTAGAACTCTTTGTACAGACTGAAACAATGGAGTTAGTTTCCAAAGAAATGTATTGAGATTAATTAAAGACTTGATTTTTTTGGGGGGAGATTGAAGCATATGGAGAAACAGGGAAACACACCTCAGTAATGACAAGTACTGTACGTcgcaatttaaaattatttactttcatttttacattCTAAGTGATGGTTGGGTATTTTcttcggatggatggatggatggatggatggatggatggatggatggatggatggatggatggatggatggatggatggatggatggatggatggatggatggatggatggatggatggatggatggatggatggatggatggatggatggatagatagatagatagatagatagatagatagatagatagatagatagatagatagatagatagatagatagatagatagatagatagatagatagatagtattgAACAAGCAGGTAGAATTCTATTTATgttgtctttgtcttttacagagtgGAGTGGAGACACTAGGGCATCACACATCTCAGGAATGATAAGAAACCGATGGTCAGTTATCACCTATTCACTAAGATGGCCTTCCAAGAATAAGGGGGTGGAGGTGGGCTTAGATAGTTAGATGTTTTGTTTGTGGCAGGCGTTTCTTTTTTCAGGTAATGGACCCGCATCATGCAAAAGAAGGAAACTCAAGAGCATCATtggagatttatctgaagaacactggagaaTATCCCGGTTGTGAATATAACCCATTTTCCCTGAAGATGGGAAAGGAGACGCGTGTCTACCGACACTTTAGGAGTTCGATAGATGACCATTCACAATCAAGAGTAATTCATCATTAGTAGAGTATATTACCAGGGCACACGGAGCGAGCCGCTAGACTTTTGCCGATGAAGAGCCAAACACTCAGCCATCAACTGGAGACCCAGCTGCAGTGGCAATGGAGACACACAAATTTTCCCATCTTCGGGGAATGTGGGTTTCGTAACCTGATGGTCCCCTTTAGTGGTAACTATGGCGTGTGTCTACCAACACTTTGGGAGGAAAACGCCACAGCAGCTGAGCCCATCACACTCCTGATGTGAAGTTTGCCAAGCTTATTAGCATGAGTGCACAAGCATCACCATAGGGTGTAACCTTCTAACGTCCCCTAGGTTCTTTAATTAACAGAATATGGGAATAATTTGAGAATTTAGGATTGGGGGGGTCGTAAATATGCTTTTTACCTAGCTAGCTGTAGTCTAGGGTTTTTAAACATACAACAGTATGTTGGAAAAGCATGCCAGTCCCAATGGGGAAGGACACTGCGgaggccacctgctacccaaGGGGAAACTAGGTGACAGTATGAACATATGGGCCTGCCCTGTCCAGGGGGAGTGATACATATGATAAACTAGTAAGCGGGTAGGGAAGAAAACCGCCTGAGAAGGCGGAACACTCTGTGGCCCAATGACACGTATGGGATTGTTAATAGGGATCATGCATAGCTGGCACTGATCCCCAGCTTGTGGATAGACCAAGCGGGCATACCAGACATGGAACTGGGCCAGGCACCTGGCCATCGTGAAGAGTGTGAGTTTTGAAACCCAGGATCTGGTTGGGCCAGTGAGGTGCAACTAACAAGACCTGCTCtttgtcctccctgaccttgcataGAGCCTGTGCGAGTAGGCTCACTGGGAAAAGTGCTTATATGCACATGCCTGGGGGCCAGCTGTGGGGCAATGCATCCATGCTGAGGGgggcctcggtcagggaataaaacaactggcaatggcCATTTTTAGGAGAAGCAGCTCTCATATTAGCTGGACCGTGCTGGgatggagtctccattctcctcAAGACCTCAGCTGCCGTGAGCGCGCATCAGCTGCATGGTTGAGCTTTCCCGGGATGTGATTGGCACACAGCGGTTTTAACCCTGTATGACTCCAGGGGGCAGATGGCGAGCGAGCTGAGACATGTAATGGGAGCGA
This sequence is a window from Danio rerio strain Tuebingen ecotype United States chromosome 16, GRCz12tu, whole genome shotgun sequence. Protein-coding genes within it:
- the prss1 gene encoding trypsin-1 precursor; translated protein: MKAFILLALFAVAYAAPLGDDDDKIVGGYECTKNGVPYQVSLNSGYHFCGGSLISNLWVVSAAHCYKSRVQVRLGEHNIDVTEGTEQFINSEKVIRHPSYNSNTLDNDVMLIKLSSSAQINSYVKTVSLPSSCASSGTSCLISGWGNMSASGSNYPSRLMCLNAPILSDSTCRNAYPGQISSNMFCAGFMEGGKDSCQGDSGGPVVCNNQLQGIVSWGYGCAQRNKPGVYAKVCNFTTWIRNTMNSN